One Streptomyces sp. NBC_00223 genomic window carries:
- a CDS encoding metal ABC transporter substrate-binding protein: protein MKKHRSLIPATALAAVAALALPVLSGCSGSTAADGKNEGKVQVTASFYPLEFLVAQIGGDHVRITDLTKPGVEPHDLELAPRQIAALSRSDVVVYLHGLQPAVDSAITQAGVRHTVDAAKLTSLEEHGTEVDGRRHTSGDNGSGGDSEDDAGADPHIWLDPVKYAEVARGVGKALEEADPAHAAAYAKNTDTLVGRLHVLDGEFATGLRDRTSDTFLTTHAAFGYLAERYGLVEEAINGIDPESEPSAARMKALQDLARDKHVTTVFFETLVSDRTAKTLAGDLRVRTDVLDPIEGITDKSKGTDYFEVQRSNLQALRAALGAK, encoded by the coding sequence ATGAAGAAACACCGTTCCCTGATACCCGCCACCGCCCTCGCCGCCGTGGCCGCGCTCGCCCTCCCCGTACTGTCCGGGTGCTCGGGCTCCACCGCCGCGGACGGCAAGAACGAGGGAAAGGTGCAGGTCACGGCCTCTTTCTATCCGCTGGAGTTCCTGGTGGCCCAGATCGGCGGCGACCATGTGCGGATCACCGACCTGACCAAGCCGGGCGTCGAGCCGCACGACCTGGAGCTTGCCCCCCGGCAGATCGCCGCCCTGAGCCGGTCCGACGTGGTCGTCTATCTGCACGGCCTCCAGCCCGCCGTCGACAGCGCGATCACCCAGGCCGGGGTCCGGCACACGGTGGACGCGGCGAAGCTCACCTCGCTGGAGGAGCACGGCACCGAGGTCGACGGACGCCGGCACACCAGCGGCGACAACGGCAGCGGCGGCGACAGCGAGGACGACGCCGGCGCCGACCCGCACATCTGGCTCGACCCGGTGAAGTACGCCGAGGTCGCCCGGGGCGTCGGCAAGGCGCTGGAAGAGGCCGACCCCGCCCACGCGGCCGCCTACGCCAAGAACACCGACACTCTGGTCGGCCGGCTCCACGTACTCGACGGCGAGTTCGCCACCGGCCTGCGCGACCGTACCTCCGACACCTTCCTCACCACCCACGCCGCCTTCGGCTACCTCGCCGAGCGCTACGGCCTGGTCGAGGAGGCCATCAACGGCATCGACCCCGAGAGCGAGCCCAGCGCCGCCCGGATGAAGGCCCTCCAGGACCTGGCCAGGGACAAGCACGTGACCACCGTCTTCTTCGAGACGCTGGTCAGCGACCGTACGGCGAAGACGCTCGCGGGCGATCTGCGGGTACGCACCGACGTGCTCGACCCGATCGAGGGCATCACCGACAAGTCCAAGGGCACGGACTACTTCGAGGTCCAGCGGAGCAATCTGCAAGCCCTGCGGGCCGCGTTGGGGGCCAAATGA
- a CDS encoding glycine--tRNA ligase, which translates to MAADKIDTIVSLSKRRGFVFPSSEIYGGSKAAWDYGPLGVELKENIKRQWWRSMVTSRDDVVGIDSSVILAPEVWVASGHVATFSDPLTECTSCHKRYRADHLEEAYEAKHGRLPANGLADINCPHCGTKGAFTEPKQFSGMLQTHLGPTQDAGSVAYLRPETAQGIFTNFAQVQTTSRRKPPFGIAQMGKSFRNEITPGNFIFRTREFEQMEMEFFVKPGEDEKWHEYWMQERWNWYTGLGLREENIRWFDHPKEKLSHYSKRTADIEYRFNFGGQEFSELEGVANRTDFDLSSHSKASGQDLSYFDQEAGERWFPYVIEPAAGVNRAMLAFMLDAYNEDEAPNAKGAMEKRTVMRLDPRLAPVKVAVLPLSRNPELSPKAKGLATALRRNWNIEFDDAGAIGRRYRRQDEIGTPFCVTVDFDTLTDNAVTVRERDTMKQERVSLDQVETYLGSRLLGC; encoded by the coding sequence GTGGCAGCCGACAAGATCGACACCATCGTCAGCCTGAGCAAGCGCCGTGGCTTCGTTTTCCCGAGCAGTGAGATCTACGGTGGCTCCAAGGCCGCCTGGGACTACGGGCCACTGGGCGTCGAGCTCAAGGAGAACATCAAGCGCCAGTGGTGGCGCTCCATGGTGACCTCGCGTGACGATGTGGTGGGAATCGACTCGTCGGTGATTCTCGCCCCCGAGGTGTGGGTGGCCTCCGGTCACGTCGCCACCTTCTCCGACCCGCTGACCGAGTGCACCTCCTGCCACAAGCGCTACCGCGCGGACCACCTGGAGGAGGCGTACGAGGCCAAGCACGGCCGGCTTCCCGCCAACGGCCTCGCCGACATCAACTGCCCGCACTGCGGTACGAAGGGCGCGTTCACCGAGCCCAAGCAGTTCTCCGGCATGCTCCAGACGCACCTCGGCCCGACCCAGGACGCGGGCTCCGTCGCGTATCTGCGGCCCGAGACCGCGCAGGGCATCTTCACCAACTTCGCCCAGGTGCAGACGACTTCGCGGCGCAAGCCGCCGTTCGGCATCGCCCAGATGGGCAAGTCGTTCCGCAACGAGATCACGCCGGGCAACTTCATCTTCCGCACCCGCGAGTTCGAGCAGATGGAGATGGAGTTCTTCGTCAAGCCGGGCGAGGACGAGAAGTGGCACGAGTACTGGATGCAGGAGCGCTGGAACTGGTACACGGGCCTGGGCCTGCGCGAGGAGAACATCCGGTGGTTCGACCACCCCAAGGAGAAGCTCTCCCACTACTCCAAGCGCACCGCTGACATCGAGTACCGCTTCAACTTCGGCGGCCAGGAGTTCAGCGAGCTGGAGGGCGTGGCGAACCGTACGGACTTCGACCTCTCCTCGCACTCCAAGGCGTCCGGCCAGGACCTCTCCTACTTCGACCAGGAGGCGGGCGAGCGCTGGTTCCCGTACGTCATCGAGCCCGCGGCGGGTGTGAACCGGGCGATGCTGGCCTTCATGCTCGACGCGTACAACGAGGACGAGGCGCCCAACGCCAAGGGCGCCATGGAGAAGCGCACGGTCATGCGGCTCGACCCGCGGCTGGCCCCGGTCAAGGTCGCCGTGCTGCCGCTGTCCCGCAACCCCGAGCTGTCGCCGAAGGCGAAGGGCCTGGCGACGGCGCTGCGCAGGAACTGGAACATCGAGTTCGACGACGCGGGCGCGATCGGCCGCCGCTACCGCCGCCAGGACGAGATCGGCACGCCGTTCTGCGTCACGGTGGACTTCGACACGCTCACCGACAACGCGGTGACCGTGCGGGAGCGGGACACGATGAAGCAGGAGCGGGTCTCGCTCGACCAGGTCGAGACCTACCTCGGCTCCCGCCTGCTGGGCTGCTGA
- a CDS encoding isoprenyl transferase yields the protein MARRGILTRHRSSYRTPDPHPSGARPPKIPGDLVPKHVAVVMDGNGRWAQERGLPRTEGHKVGEGVVLDVLKGCLEIGVKNLSLYAFSTENWKRSPEEVRFLMNFNRDVIRRRRDEMNELGIRIRWVGRMPKMWKSVVQELQVAQEQTVDNDAMTLYFCVNYGGRAEIADAAQALARDVAEGRLDPAKVNEKTFAKYLYYPDMPDVDLFLRPSGEQRTSNYLIWQSSYAEMVFQDVLWPDFDRRDLWRACLEYAHRDRRFGAALPNEPTS from the coding sequence ATGGCACGTCGCGGGATTCTGACCCGTCATCGCAGCTCGTACCGGACGCCGGACCCGCATCCGTCGGGCGCGCGGCCGCCGAAGATCCCCGGGGATCTCGTACCGAAGCATGTCGCGGTGGTCATGGACGGCAACGGGCGCTGGGCGCAGGAGCGCGGGCTGCCGCGCACCGAGGGGCACAAGGTCGGCGAGGGCGTGGTCCTCGACGTGCTCAAGGGCTGCCTGGAGATCGGCGTCAAGAATCTGTCGCTGTACGCCTTCTCCACGGAGAACTGGAAGCGGTCGCCCGAGGAGGTCCGCTTCCTGATGAACTTCAACCGCGATGTGATCCGCCGCCGCCGCGACGAGATGAACGAGCTGGGCATCCGTATCCGCTGGGTCGGCCGGATGCCGAAGATGTGGAAGTCGGTCGTCCAGGAGCTCCAGGTCGCCCAGGAGCAGACCGTCGACAACGACGCGATGACGCTCTACTTCTGCGTCAACTACGGCGGTCGCGCGGAGATCGCGGACGCGGCGCAGGCGCTGGCCCGCGATGTGGCCGAGGGGCGGCTGGACCCGGCGAAGGTCAACGAGAAGACGTTCGCGAAGTATCTGTACTACCCGGACATGCCGGACGTGGATCTCTTCCTGCGCCCGAGCGGTGAGCAGCGCACCTCCAACTACCTGATCTGGCAGAGCAGTTACGCGGAGATGGTGTTCCAGGACGTGCTGTGGCCGGACTTCGACCGCCGTGATCTGTGGCGGGCCTGCCTCGAATACGCCCACCGCGACCGCCGCTTCGGCGCCGCGCTCCCCAACGAGCCGACGTCGTAA
- the recO gene encoding DNA repair protein RecO, with translation MSLFRDDGIVLRTQKLGEADRIITLLTRRHGRVRAVARGVRRTKSKFGARLEPFSHVDVQFFARGGELVGRGLPLCTQSETIAPYGGPIVADYERYTAGTAMLETAERFTDHEGEPAIQQYLLLVGGLRTLAAGEHEARLVLDAFLLRSLAVNGYAPSFDDCARCGMAGPNRFFSVGAGGVVCGECRVPGSVVPSRESLELLGALLGGDWETADACDRRHCREGSGLVAAYLQWHLERGLRSLRFVEK, from the coding sequence ATGAGTCTGTTCCGCGACGACGGCATCGTGCTGCGCACCCAGAAGCTGGGTGAGGCGGACCGGATCATCACCCTGCTGACCCGCCGGCACGGCCGGGTGCGGGCGGTGGCCAGGGGAGTGCGGCGCACGAAGTCGAAGTTCGGCGCGCGCCTGGAGCCGTTCAGCCATGTCGACGTGCAGTTCTTCGCCCGCGGCGGCGAGCTGGTCGGCCGCGGACTGCCGCTGTGCACCCAGAGCGAGACCATCGCGCCGTACGGCGGCCCGATCGTCGCCGACTACGAGCGGTACACCGCGGGCACCGCGATGCTGGAGACGGCGGAACGCTTCACCGACCACGAGGGCGAGCCCGCGATACAGCAGTATCTGCTGCTGGTGGGCGGTCTGCGCACGCTCGCCGCGGGCGAGCACGAGGCGCGGCTGGTGCTGGACGCCTTCCTGCTGCGCTCGCTGGCCGTCAACGGGTACGCGCCGAGCTTCGACGACTGCGCCCGGTGCGGCATGGCCGGGCCGAACCGGTTCTTTTCGGTCGGCGCGGGAGGAGTCGTCTGCGGCGAGTGCCGGGTGCCCGGAAGCGTCGTACCCTCACGGGAGTCACTGGAACTGCTCGGCGCGCTGCTGGGCGGGGACTGGGAGACCGCGGACGCCTGCGACCGCCGCCACTGCCGTGAGGGCAGCGGGCTGGTCGCGGCGTACCTCCAGTGGCATCTGGAGCGCGGTCTGCGGTCGCTGCGGTTCGTCGAGAAGTAG
- a CDS encoding response regulator transcription factor → MTVPAPPRAEPIRVLLADDQTLVRAAFAMLVESARDMEVVGQAANGLEAVDLARTAHPEVIIMDIRMPELDGIEATRRIAADDRLAGVRILVLTTYDDDEHVVAALRAGASGFMVKDTRPAELLDAIRTVAAGDALLSPGPTARLIARVLRLPDRPPAAAPVPARLACLSDREREVLTLVARGLNNAETGEALGLSPLTAKTHVSRIMGKLGARDRAQLVITAYESGLISPGVDR, encoded by the coding sequence ATGACCGTCCCCGCGCCGCCCAGGGCGGAGCCCATCCGCGTGCTGCTCGCCGACGACCAGACGCTGGTGCGCGCCGCGTTCGCGATGCTCGTGGAGTCGGCCCGGGACATGGAGGTCGTCGGGCAGGCCGCGAACGGCCTGGAGGCCGTCGACCTGGCCCGTACCGCCCATCCCGAGGTGATCATCATGGACATCCGGATGCCGGAGCTGGACGGCATCGAGGCCACCCGCCGGATCGCCGCGGACGATCGGCTCGCGGGCGTCCGTATCCTCGTCCTGACCACGTACGACGACGATGAGCACGTGGTCGCGGCGCTGCGCGCGGGCGCGTCCGGCTTCATGGTCAAGGACACCCGGCCCGCCGAACTCCTCGACGCGATCCGTACCGTCGCCGCCGGGGACGCGCTGCTCTCGCCCGGGCCCACCGCCCGGCTGATCGCCCGGGTGCTGCGGCTGCCGGACCGGCCGCCGGCCGCCGCGCCCGTACCGGCCCGGCTGGCGTGCCTGTCCGACCGCGAGCGCGAGGTGCTCACCCTGGTCGCCCGCGGTCTGAACAACGCCGAGACCGGCGAGGCACTGGGCCTGAGCCCGCTCACCGCCAAGACCCACGTCAGCCGGATCATGGGCAAGCTGGGCGCCCGCGACCGGGCCCAACTGGTCATCACCGCCTACGAGTCCGGGCTGATCTCACCGGGCGTGGACCGCTGA
- a CDS encoding sensor histidine kinase, with the protein MAFRLALRRASFVPVGRGPRVSRNDVALAALVLAVEAALAVTLPESAVSHHPDLLGWALLVGSAATLAWRRRAPMWCLVGMVACVAPYHAMGNTQTAPILSSVVALYALAVAGPPVRTYLVVPSVVLTMSAVMSTVGKPHAGGEMLQSAGWIVAVAVVGEVVRTHRNYVAAIMERAERAERTREEEAARRVAEERLRIARDLHDLLAHSITLIGVQTSVAAHILLADPDRLDRTAVAGALDTIAATCREARAELRTTLRVLRADGDGPLPDLAGIPALAKAAEAAGARVELTMDGTAAPGTAAPDTGTDAPDTGTDAPDTGTDAPDTGTAPAHAPVPPAVGAAAYRIVQESLTNAVRHAGAAAGPRISVRVDRTATALRLRIVDDGSHAVRVPSPRPEGFGIAGMRERARSVGGTLTAGPRPDAPGFAVTAELPLTAEAPRATEPPPTPPPTPPLAADHQGDPR; encoded by the coding sequence GTGGCTTTCAGGCTCGCGTTGCGGCGCGCGTCCTTCGTTCCCGTGGGGCGGGGGCCGCGGGTCTCGCGGAACGACGTCGCGCTCGCCGCGCTCGTCCTCGCCGTCGAGGCGGCGCTCGCCGTCACCCTGCCGGAGAGCGCCGTCAGCCACCACCCCGACCTGCTCGGATGGGCGCTGCTCGTGGGCAGCGCCGCCACGCTGGCGTGGCGGCGGCGTGCCCCGATGTGGTGCCTCGTCGGCATGGTCGCGTGCGTCGCGCCCTACCACGCCATGGGGAACACCCAGACCGCGCCGATCCTCTCCAGCGTCGTCGCCCTGTACGCGCTGGCGGTCGCGGGCCCGCCGGTCCGCACGTATCTGGTCGTACCGTCCGTCGTCCTCACCATGTCCGCCGTGATGTCCACCGTCGGCAAGCCCCACGCGGGCGGCGAAATGCTGCAGAGCGCCGGGTGGATCGTCGCGGTCGCGGTCGTCGGCGAAGTCGTCCGCACCCACCGCAACTACGTCGCCGCCATCATGGAACGCGCCGAGCGGGCCGAACGCACCCGCGAGGAGGAGGCCGCCCGCCGGGTCGCCGAGGAACGGCTGCGGATAGCCCGCGATCTGCACGACCTGCTCGCCCACAGCATCACCCTGATCGGCGTCCAGACCTCCGTGGCCGCGCACATCCTGCTCGCCGACCCCGACCGGCTGGACCGTACGGCGGTGGCGGGCGCGCTCGACACCATCGCGGCCACCTGCCGGGAGGCCCGCGCCGAACTGCGGACCACCCTGCGGGTGCTGCGGGCCGACGGCGACGGGCCGCTGCCCGACCTGGCCGGCATCCCGGCCCTCGCGAAGGCCGCCGAGGCCGCGGGCGCCCGGGTCGAGCTGACCATGGACGGTACGGCCGCCCCCGGCACGGCCGCCCCGGACACCGGTACGGACGCCCCGGACACCGGTACGGACGCCCCGGACACCGGTACGGACGCCCCGGACACCGGTACCGCCCCCGCCCACGCCCCCGTACCGCCCGCCGTCGGCGCCGCCGCGTACCGGATCGTCCAGGAGTCGCTGACCAACGCCGTACGCCACGCGGGCGCCGCCGCCGGGCCGCGGATCAGCGTCCGGGTGGACCGTACGGCCACCGCCCTGCGGCTGCGGATCGTGGACGACGGCTCGCACGCCGTACGGGTCCCCTCGCCCCGCCCGGAGGGCTTCGGCATCGCCGGCATGCGCGAGCGCGCCCGCAGCGTCGGCGGCACCCTCACCGCGGGCCCGCGCCCGGACGCCCCCGGCTTCGCCGTCACGGCGGAACTGCCCCTCACCGCGGAGGCCCCGCGCGCCACAGAACCGCCGCCCACGCCACCGCCCACGCCCCCGCTCGCCGCAGACCACCAGGGAGACCCCCGATGA
- a CDS encoding TerB family tellurite resistance protein, whose protein sequence is MRLGLIWGVRTSWHTEDDGEFYCPDCGGDRAYHRRTGTRRLTVLNVPLLARGPAGTVIECTACHRQFGPEVLLCPTTTRFSAMLRDAVHTIALAVLTAGGASERPTREAAVGAVRSAGFTDCTEDQLLGLLAAIVADEGRFRRSDELGPDSFAEAVDGCGSWLSIELHEALEPLADHLEQLGRERVLLQGAHIALADGPYLPAERDVLEAVGRCLSLHTDDIDRLLKAAAAAAA, encoded by the coding sequence ATGAGGTTGGGGCTTATCTGGGGTGTGCGCACGTCCTGGCACACCGAGGACGACGGTGAGTTCTACTGCCCCGACTGCGGCGGTGACCGGGCGTACCACCGCAGGACCGGCACCCGCAGGCTGACCGTGCTCAATGTGCCGCTGCTCGCCCGCGGGCCGGCCGGCACGGTCATCGAATGCACGGCCTGCCACCGGCAGTTCGGGCCCGAGGTGCTGCTCTGTCCGACCACCACGCGCTTCTCTGCGATGCTGCGGGACGCCGTGCACACGATCGCGCTCGCCGTCCTGACGGCGGGCGGCGCGTCCGAGCGGCCCACCCGTGAGGCGGCGGTCGGCGCGGTGCGTTCGGCGGGCTTCACGGACTGCACCGAGGACCAGTTGCTCGGGCTGCTCGCGGCGATCGTCGCCGACGAGGGGCGCTTCCGCCGCTCCGACGAGCTGGGTCCCGACTCCTTCGCCGAGGCCGTCGACGGCTGCGGCAGCTGGCTCTCCATCGAGCTGCACGAGGCGCTGGAGCCGCTGGCCGACCATCTGGAGCAGCTGGGGCGCGAGCGCGTGCTGCTCCAGGGCGCGCACATCGCGCTCGCCGACGGGCCGTATCTGCCCGCCGAGCGGGATGTCCTGGAGGCGGTCGGGCGGTGCCTGTCGCTGCACACGGACGACATCGACCGCCTGCTGAAGGCCGCGGCCGCGGCCGCCGCCTGA
- the leuA gene encoding 2-isopropylmalate synthase: MSTPNRVGRPTPITTATATQRPTAMPIHKYGRYEAVDIPDRTWPDARVTKAPRWLSTDLRDGNQALIDPMSPARKREMFDLLVRMGYKEIEIGFPASGQTDFDFVRSIIEQDAIPEDVTISVLTQAREELIERTVESLRGARRATVHLYNATAPVFRRVVFRGTREQVKQIAVDGTRLVMEYADKLLGDETVFGYQYSPEIFTDTELDFALEVCEGVMDVWQPEEGREIILNLPATVERSTPSTHADRFEWMSRHLSRREYVCLSVHPHNDRGTAVAAAELALMAGADRIEGCLFGQGERTGNVDLVTLGMNLFSQGVDPQIDFSQIDEIRRTAEYCNQMEIHPRHPYAGDLVYTSFSGSHQDAIKKGFEAMEASAAAAGKTVDEIEWAVPYLPIDPKDVGRSYEAVIRVNSQSGKGGVAYVLKNGHKLDLPRRMQIEFSRIIQTKTDSEGGEVTPAQIWSVFRDEYLPTPDNAWGRITLRSAQTSTSSDGTDALTVEAVVDGAETVLTGTGNGPISAFFDALASIGIDARLLDYSEHTMSEGASAQAASYIECAIDGRVLWGIGIDPNTTRAALQAVVSAVNRAGR, encoded by the coding sequence ATGTCCACCCCGAATCGTGTAGGCCGCCCCACGCCCATCACCACGGCGACCGCGACCCAGCGCCCCACCGCGATGCCGATCCACAAGTACGGCCGGTACGAGGCGGTGGACATCCCCGACCGCACCTGGCCCGACGCCCGCGTCACCAAGGCCCCGCGCTGGCTGTCCACCGACCTGCGCGACGGCAACCAGGCCCTGATCGACCCCATGTCGCCCGCCCGCAAGCGCGAGATGTTCGACCTGCTGGTGCGCATGGGCTACAAGGAGATCGAGATCGGCTTCCCGGCCTCCGGCCAGACCGACTTCGACTTCGTGCGCTCCATCATCGAGCAGGACGCGATCCCCGAGGACGTGACGATCTCCGTCCTGACCCAGGCCCGCGAGGAACTGATCGAGCGGACCGTGGAGTCCCTGCGCGGTGCCCGCCGGGCCACCGTGCACCTGTACAACGCGACCGCCCCCGTCTTCCGCCGGGTGGTCTTCCGCGGCACCCGTGAGCAGGTCAAGCAGATCGCGGTGGACGGCACCCGGCTGGTGATGGAGTACGCCGACAAGCTGCTCGGCGACGAGACCGTCTTCGGCTACCAGTACAGCCCGGAGATCTTCACCGACACCGAGCTGGACTTCGCGCTGGAGGTCTGCGAGGGCGTGATGGACGTCTGGCAGCCCGAGGAGGGCCGCGAGATCATCCTCAACCTGCCCGCCACCGTGGAGCGTTCCACCCCCTCCACGCACGCCGACCGCTTCGAGTGGATGTCCCGCCACCTGTCGCGGCGCGAGTACGTCTGCCTGTCCGTGCACCCGCACAACGACCGCGGTACGGCGGTGGCCGCCGCCGAGCTGGCGCTGATGGCCGGCGCCGACCGGATCGAGGGCTGCCTGTTCGGGCAGGGCGAGCGGACCGGCAACGTCGACCTGGTCACCCTGGGGATGAACCTGTTCAGCCAGGGCGTCGACCCGCAGATCGACTTCTCGCAGATCGACGAGATCCGCCGCACCGCCGAGTACTGCAACCAGATGGAGATCCACCCGCGCCACCCGTACGCGGGCGACCTGGTCTACACGTCCTTCTCCGGCTCCCACCAGGACGCCATCAAGAAGGGCTTCGAAGCCATGGAGGCGAGCGCGGCCGCCGCCGGGAAGACCGTCGACGAGATCGAGTGGGCGGTGCCCTACCTGCCGATCGACCCCAAGGACGTCGGACGCTCCTACGAGGCCGTCATCCGGGTCAACTCGCAGTCCGGCAAGGGCGGCGTGGCGTACGTGCTCAAGAACGGGCACAAGCTGGACCTGCCGCGCCGGATGCAGATCGAGTTCTCCCGGATCATCCAGACCAAGACCGACAGCGAGGGCGGCGAGGTCACCCCGGCGCAGATCTGGTCGGTCTTCCGCGACGAGTACCTGCCGACCCCCGACAACGCGTGGGGCCGGATCACCCTGCGCTCGGCCCAGACCTCCACCTCCAGCGACGGCACCGACGCGCTGACCGTCGAGGCCGTGGTCGACGGCGCCGAGACGGTGCTGACCGGTACCGGCAACGGTCCGATCTCCGCCTTCTTCGACGCCTTGGCGTCGATCGGCATCGACGCCAGGCTGCTGGACTACTCCGAGCACACCATGAGCGAGGGCGCCTCCGCGCAGGCCGCCTCGTACATCGAGTGCGCCATCGACGGGCGGGTGCTGTGGGGGATCGGCATCGACCCCAACACGACGCGGGCCGCCCTCCAGGCCGTGGTCTCCGCCGTCAACCGCGCGGGCCGCTGA
- a CDS encoding M4 family metallopeptidase — MGVFCTIVPPHVLDKLAQAGDPDLAGLARRTLEHDARERTRRRLTTVIGTTGVIGAVASDQPRRTIDDAKHKDTLPGRKVRGEGDKPTKDASVNRAYDALGATFETYLKAYGRHSIDDRGLPLVASVHYLQGYNNAFWNGEQMVFGDGDGKIFLDFTIPLDVIGHELTHGVTQYTANLDYYGQSGALNESVSDVFGSLIKQYTLGQSAEEADWLIGAGLLAPGVNGTALRSMKEPGTAYDDPRLGKDPQPGTMDGYVSGSQDNGGVHINSGIPNHAFYLVASTLGGNAWEQAGQIWYDTLTGGSLSAQAQFADFAAATTAAAKARYGDGDQVEAVRHAWEQVGVSVAAPAVAEVPHQAPGSDQTQEA; from the coding sequence ATGGGAGTTTTCTGCACGATCGTGCCGCCTCACGTCCTCGACAAGCTCGCCCAGGCCGGTGACCCGGACCTGGCCGGACTCGCTCGCCGTACGCTGGAACACGACGCGCGCGAGCGCACCCGCCGCCGGCTGACCACGGTCATCGGCACCACCGGGGTGATCGGGGCGGTCGCGTCCGACCAGCCGCGCCGGACCATCGACGACGCGAAGCACAAGGACACGCTCCCCGGTCGCAAGGTGCGCGGCGAGGGCGACAAGCCGACGAAGGACGCCAGTGTCAACCGGGCGTACGACGCGCTCGGCGCGACCTTCGAGACATACCTCAAGGCGTACGGGCGGCATTCGATCGACGACCGCGGACTGCCGCTGGTGGCCAGCGTCCACTACCTCCAGGGGTACAACAACGCCTTCTGGAACGGCGAGCAGATGGTGTTCGGCGACGGCGACGGCAAGATCTTCCTCGACTTCACCATCCCGCTGGACGTCATCGGGCACGAACTGACCCACGGCGTCACGCAGTACACCGCGAACCTCGACTACTACGGGCAGTCCGGCGCGCTCAACGAGTCGGTTTCGGACGTCTTCGGCAGCCTCATCAAGCAGTACACACTCGGGCAGAGCGCGGAGGAGGCCGACTGGCTGATCGGCGCGGGCCTGCTGGCGCCCGGTGTCAACGGCACGGCGCTGCGCTCGATGAAGGAGCCGGGCACGGCGTACGACGACCCGCGGCTCGGCAAGGACCCGCAGCCGGGCACGATGGACGGCTATGTGTCCGGTTCGCAGGACAACGGCGGGGTGCACATCAACTCCGGTATCCCCAACCACGCGTTCTACCTCGTGGCGAGCACCCTCGGCGGCAACGCCTGGGAGCAGGCCGGCCAGATCTGGTACGACACGCTGACCGGCGGATCGCTCTCCGCGCAGGCGCAGTTCGCCGACTTCGCGGCGGCGACCACGGCGGCGGCCAAGGCCCGCTACGGTGACGGGGACCAGGTCGAGGCGGTACGGCACGCGTGGGAGCAGGTGGGCGTGTCCGTGGCGGCTCCCGCGGTCGCCGAGGTGCCGCACCAGGCGCCGGGCAGCGACCAGACGCAGGAGGCATAA
- a CDS encoding protealysin inhibitor emfourin, with amino-acid sequence MRIEVVRSGGFAGIARRAVVDTADHPGGARLESLVAEILAAPPAPPPHRPIPDGFSYDITADSRAFHCADPHLTPPQRELIRTILNEGA; translated from the coding sequence GTGCGTATCGAGGTGGTCCGCTCGGGCGGTTTCGCGGGGATCGCCCGCCGGGCCGTGGTCGACACGGCGGATCACCCCGGCGGGGCCCGGCTGGAGTCACTGGTCGCGGAGATCCTCGCGGCTCCCCCGGCGCCGCCGCCCCACCGCCCGATTCCGGACGGCTTCTCCTACGACATCACCGCGGACTCCCGCGCCTTCCACTGCGCGGACCCTCATCTCACCCCGCCCCAACGAGAGTTGATCCGGACAATCCTGAACGAGGGGGCCTAG